A stretch of the Porites lutea chromosome 12, jaPorLute2.1, whole genome shotgun sequence genome encodes the following:
- the LOC140953526 gene encoding uncharacterized protein isoform X1 has product MAIRMELYGCPGCIAPLGMESRTILDDQISASSQMNGNHSASQARLYLQTDGSKFGGWSALTNDVNQWLQVDFGSYTLVRRIATQGENGYSNWVTKYKLKYSDDGTTFQFYKDVGSTSPKVFNGNTDSETVVYNNLPITIKTRFFRLLPMQWKNQISMRIEVYGCPGCIASAGMESGAISDFQISASSQKTDSFAASRARLNAKVTGLKQGGWSPLKDDLNQWLQVDLSGYTTVTRLATQGRDGSDEWVTKYKLQYSVDGVTYHFYKGRGESSSTTFDGNQDSNTIVYNKLNSPIMVRLVRLLPIEWRNHICLRMEIYGCPGCIAPLGMENGAISDAQISASSQWDDNHGPHRARLNRRRFGNKRGAWSALNNDIYQWLQVDLGKYTTVTRIATQGRSDLNQWVTKCRLQYSEDGVNFRLYKALGQDSGKLFDGNNDRNTIVYQTLSQPIRARYIRILPEAWYGHISMRMELYGCAACEAPLGMESEAIADSQISASSQLDDRHSAAKSRLHFKTDENKDGGWSSLTSDPNQWLQVDFRSYATVTHVATQGRHAHNEWLLNYKLKYSDDGVTFQTYSVPGTKLPKVFDGNKDSDSVVTKELNPPITARCIRILPTKWNNRISMRMELYGCAACFAPLGMENNAISDGQISASSQADDDHAANQARLHAKISSGKSGGWAALQNNVNQWLQVDLGIYTRVTRVATQGRNSFSGWVTKYMLQYSDDGFIFWSYEEAANTSAMIFVGNKDSDTVVYNILKPPITTRFIRILPVEWHSQISLRIEIYGCPGCVTSLGMENRAISDVQVTASSQMDDTNSAREARLHSKSSGNQRGGWVALKNDLNQWLQVDLGTFTRITRVATQGRDGYDQWVTKYRLQYSNDGDIFHSFKVLGVNSAKVFTGNQDNGAVVCNSLSPPVTTRFIRLIPVGWHSRISMRIEIYGCPGCTAALGIALRSITDAQISASSKLDNTHSAAQARLHSKAVGSKYGAWSAHENDHHQWLQIDFGSSTKITRLATQGRNDFNEWVTKYNLSYSDDGVHFHSYKMVFEGNQDSDTVVYHTLIPPITAQFIRLLPLAWHNHISLRTEVYGCPGCVAPLGMDSGAITDVQISASSQWDNNHGASRARLHMQFNHKTRQTGAWSSRSNDLNQWLEINLGGYTTLTRVATQGRSDHDQWVTKYRLQYSDDGVIFQFYKEPHQTSAKVFPANKDRNTIAYNILNPPITTRFIRIKPMEWRGHISMRMEIYGCTGCTTPLGMENGAIHDSRITASSSLDNKHTALQARLHLTADSRAGGGWSALKDDFYQWLQIELGGYTTVTRVATQGGNGRNEWVTHYRLKYSRAGNIFMYYKLRENSSAMVFEGNKDSNSVFTNTLSQPIRARYIRFIPIEWHNHISMRVEIYGCPGCIAPLGMENKQISDAQISASSMSDDNSSPSKARLHLKEDQNLPGGGGWSALKNDLHQWLQVDLGGYTTVTRVATQGRTGSNEWVTNYKLQYSDDGMNFQFYKEHGDKSAKVFTGNDDSDTVVYNALSPPVTTMFVRVLPIAWNSRISTRIELYGCPGCVSALGIENDEIPDAHITASSQLDDNNRAALARLQLKEDGLKQGGWSALYNDFGQWIQVDLGGSTRVTRVATQGKNAGDAWVVKYRLQYREDLGINFTFVKKSVNSSAKVFYANYDSDTVVYNVLAPPITARLIRILPVEWHNQISMRLEIYGCPVPSSTTTAPPTEQTTKTKSSEKISSTGNEKPEGKQGRSASQRRKDSKVSAIVAPVVVFVLVALILLVGFFYWKRKRSNKNLEIQQMTYQKAGTEPLEGAENLL; this is encoded by the exons GTGTTTAACGGTAACACAGATAGTGAAACGGTTGTGTACAACAACCTTCCCATAACGATCAAGACCCGCTTCTTTCGTCTTTTGCCAATGCAGTGGAAAAATCAGATATCAATGAGGATTGAAGTGTATGGTTGCCCAG GTTGCATAGCATCTGCTGGCATGGAGAGTGGAGCAATCTCTGATTTCCAGATAAGTGCTTCGTCCCAAAAGACCGATAGTTTTGCGGCAAGTCGCGCCAGGTTAAATGCGAAAGTGACCGGACTTAAGCAAGGAGGCTGGTCGCCTTTAAAAGACGATCTTAATCAATGGCTACAGGTGGATCTTAGTGGTTATACCACAGTAACACGTTTGGCAACACAAGGAAGGGATGGCTCAGATGAGTGGGTCACCAAATACAAGTTGCAGTACAGTGTTGATGGAGTCACTTATCACTTTTACAAAGGAAGAGGAGAAAGCTCATCAACG ACTTTTGATGGAAACCAAGATAGTAACACCATTGTGTATAACAAGTTGAATTCGCCAATCATGGTACGCCTGGTTCGGTTATTGCCAATAGAGTGGCGCAATCACATATGTCTCAGAATGGAGATCTACGGCTGTCCAG GTTGTATAGCTCCACTTGGTATGGAAAATGGAGCAATCTCTGATGCCCAGATAAGTGCCTCTTCTCAGTGGGATGACAATCATGGTCCACATAGAGCTCGATTGAATAGGAGAAGGTTCGGAAACAAGAGGGGAGCCTGGAGCGCTTTAAACAATGACATTTATCAGTGGCTTCAGGTTGATCTTGGGAAATATACCACAGTGACTCGCATAGCGACTCAGGGCAGAAGTGATTTGAACCAATGGGTTACCAAGTGCAGGTTACAGTACAGTGAAGACGGAGTGAACTTCCGTTTGTACAAAGCACTAGGACAAGATTCAGGAAAG CTGTTTGATGGAAATAATGACAGAAATACCATTGTTTACCAAACATTGagccagccaatcagagcacgtTACATCAGGATACTTCCGGAGGCTTGGTACGGACACATATCAATGAGAATGGAACTCTATGGCTGTGCag CCTGTGAAGCGCCTCTTGGCATGGAAAGCGAAGCAATTGCAGATTCCCAAATAAGCGCATCTTCTCAGCTGGATGACCGACATTCTGCAGCGAAATCCagattgcatttcaaaacagacgaAAACAAAGATGGAGGCTGGTCATCTCTCACAAGTGATCCCAACCAGTGGCTGCAGGTGGATTTTCGTAGCTATGCTACAGTGACACATGTCGCGACTCAGGGAAGACACGCCCACAATGAATGGTTACTTAActacaaattaaaatatagtgATGATGGCGTGACATTCCAGACTTACAGTGTACCAGGAACCAAACTCCCAAAG GTTTTTGATGGAAACAAGGACAGTGACAGCGTTGTGACCAAAGAATtgaatccaccaatcacagccCGCTGTATACGGATTTTACCAACCAAGTGGAATAACCGGATTTCCATGAGAATGGAGCTCTATGGTTGTGCAG CTTGCTTCGCCCCACTTGGAATGGAAAATAATGCCATTTCAGACGGCCAGATAAGCGCCTCTTCGCAAGCAGATGACGATCATGCCGCAAACCAAGCCAGATTGCATGCTAAGATAAGTAGCGGCAAAAGCGGTGGCTGGGCTGCTCTTCAAAATAATGTTAACCAATGGCTTCAGGTGGATCTTGGAATTTACACCAGAGTAACACGGGTGGCCACTCAGGGAAGAAATTCCTTTAGTGGATGGGTGACCAAGTATATGTTACAGTACAGTGACGATGGATTCATCTTTTGGTCTTACGAAGAAGCAGCTAACACTTCCGCAATG atttttgttGGAAACAAAGACAGCGACACGGTTGTGTACAACATTTTAAAACCACCAATCACAACACGCTTCATTCGAATTTTGCCGGTGGAGTGGCACAGTCAGATATCATTGAGGATTGAAATTTATGGCTGTCCAG GTTGTGTAACATCACTTGGAATGGAAAATCGAGCCATTTCTGATGTCCAGGTAACAGCCTCGTCACAAATGGATGACACCAATTCCGCACGAGAAGCCCGATTGCATTCTAAGTCAAGTGGGAACCAAAGAGGTGGCTGGGTAGCTCTCAAGAATGATCTCAACCAATGGCTTCAAGTGGATCTTGGCACTTTCACCAGAATAACACGTGTGGCAACTCAAGGAAGAGATGGGTATGATCAGTGGGTGACCAAGTACAGGTTACAGTACAGTAATGACGGAGACATCTTTCACTCTTTCAAAGTGTTGGGGGTTAATTCAGCGAAG GTTTTTACAGGGAATCAGGATAACGGCGCGGTTGTTTGCAACTCACTGAGTCCACCAGTCACGACTCGCTTCATTCGGCTGATTCCAGTGGGGTGGCATAGTCGCATATCGATGAGAATAGAGATCTATGGCTGCCCAG GTTGTACAGCAGCACTTGGAATAGCTCTCAGATCAATCACTGATGCCCAGATAAGCGCGTCTTCAAAACTGGACAACACCCATTCTGCTGCACAAGCCAGGCTGCATTCCAAAGCAGTAGGAAGCAAATATGGAGCCTGGTCAGCACATGAAAATGATCATCATCAGTGGCTTCAAATTGATTTTGGAAGCTCCACCAAAATTACACGGCTGGCCACTCAGGGAAGAAATGACTTTAATGAGTGGGTGACCAAGTACAACTTAAGTTACAGTGATGATGGTGTACATTTTCATTCCTACAAGATG GTCTTTGAAGGAAATCAAGACAGTGACACTGTTGTATACCACACTCTTATTCCACCAATCACAGCTCAGTTCATTCGGCTGTTGCCTCTTGCTTGGCACAATCACATATCTTTAAGAACGGAGGTGTACGGTTGTCCAG GTTGCGTAGCCCCCCTCGGCATGGACAGTGGAGCAATAACTGACGTCCAGATAAGTGCTTCTTCTCAGTGGGATAACAATCATGGTGCATCACGGGCCAGGTTGCACATGCAATTTAATCATAAGACCAGACAAACAGGAGCCTGGTCATCTCGTTCAAATGATCTTAACCAATGGCTTGAGATAAACCTTGGTGGTTACACTACATTAACTCGTGTTGCAACACAAGGGAGAAGTGACCACGATCAATGGGTAACTAAGTACAGATTGCAATACAGTGATGATGGGGTGATCTTCCAGTTCTACAAAGAGCCACATCAGACTTCAGCAAAG GTTTTCCCAGCAAATAAAGATCGTAACACCATTGCTTACAACATCTTGAATCCACCCATTACAACGCGCTTCATTCGAATCAAACCGATGGAGTGGCGTGGACACATATCCATGAGGATGGAGATCTACGGTTGTACAG GCTGTACGACACCGCTTGGTATGGAAAATGGAGCGATCCATGATTCCAGGATAACCGCTTCATCGTCACTTGACAACAAACACACCGCTTTGCAAGCAAGGCTGCATCTGACAGCTGATTCCAGGGCGGGGGGAGGGTGGTCGGCTCTTAAAGATGACTTTTATCAGTGGCTTCAGATAGAACTTGGTGGTTACACAACTGTAACACGTGTAGCGACCCAAGGAGGGAATGGACGAAACGAATGGGTGACACATTACAGATTGAAATATAGCCGTGCAGGAAATATCTTCATGTATTATAAGCTGAGGGAAAACAGCTCAGCAATG GTGTTTGAAGGCAATAAAGACAGTAACAGCGTTTTTACAAACACATTAAGTCAGCCGATCAGAGCACGCTACATTCGCTTTATTCCAATAGAGTGGCATAATCACATATCAATGAGAGTAGAGATCTACGGCTGCCCAG GTTGTATAGCACCACTTGGtatggaaaacaaacaaatatcaGATGCTCAGATCAGTGCATCTTCAATGTCTGATGACAATAGCTCTCCAAGCAAGGCCAGGCTACACCTGAAAGAAGATCAAAACCTACCTGGAGGGGGTGGGTGGAGTGCCCTTAAAAACGATCTCCACCAGTGGCTACAGGTGGACCTTGGAGGTTACACCACAGTAACACGTGTAGCGACTCAGGGTAGGACTGGGTCCAATGAGTGGGTGACCAATTACAAGTTACAGTACAGTGATGATGGAATGAACTTCCAGTTTTACAAAGAACATGGAGACAAGTCAGCTAAG GTTTTTACTGGAAACGATGACAGTGATACTGTTGTGTATAATGCACTCAGTCCACCAGTCACTACAATGTTTGTTCGTGTATTGCCTATAGCTTGGAACAGTCGTATATCTACGAGGATAGAGCTGTATGGTTGTCCAG GATGCGTCAGTGCCCTTGGCATTGAAAATGATGAAATCCCAGATGCTCACATCACCGCGTCTTCACAGCTGGATGACAACAATAGGGCAGCACTGGCAAGATTACAGTTAAAAGAAGATGGCCTCAAGCAAGGAGGATGGTCTGCTCTTTACAATGACTTTGGCCAGTGGATTCAAGTGGATCTTGGTGGTTCCACCAGAGTCACTAGGGTGGCCACGCAAGGAAAGAATGCAGGTGATGCGTGGGTGGTCAAGTACCGACTGCAGTACCGTGAAGACCTTGGaataaacttcacttttgtCAAGAAGTCAGTCAACAGTTCAGCAAAA GTATTTTACGCAAATTACGACAGCGATACCGTGGTGTATAACGTGTTAGCCCCACCAATCACAGCACGTCTAATCCGTATCTTACCAGTGGAGTGGCACAATCAGATATCAATGAGACTGGAGATATATGGATGTCCAG TTCCTTCTTCAACTACGACTGCACCGCCAACGGAACAAACTACAAAGACAAAATCGAgtgaaaaaattagttccaCTGGAAACGAAAAACCGGAAGGAAAACAAGGAAGATCTGCGTCGCAACGGAGAAAAG ATTCCAAGGTTTCGGCAATCGTCGCGCCAGTGGTTGTGTTCGTTTTGGTCGCCCTTATATTATTGGTTGGATTCTTCTACTGGAAAAG AAAGAGATCAAATAAAAACTTGGAGATTCAGCAAATGACATACCAGAA AGCTGGCACGGAACCTCTAGAAGGAGCAGAAAATCTTTTGTAG
- the LOC140953526 gene encoding uncharacterized protein isoform X2 gives MRLEIYGCQGCIAPLGMENGAISDAQISASSQWDDNHGPHRARLNRRRFGNKRGAWSALNNDIYQWLQVDLGKYTTVTRIATQGRSDLNQWVTKCRLQYSEDGVNFRLYKALGQDSGKLFDGNNDRNTIVYQTLSQPIRARYIRILPEAWYGHISMRMELYGCAACEAPLGMESEAIADSQISASSQLDDRHSAAKSRLHFKTDENKDGGWSSLTSDPNQWLQVDFRSYATVTHVATQGRHAHNEWLLNYKLKYSDDGVTFQTYSVPGTKLPKVFDGNKDSDSVVTKELNPPITARCIRILPTKWNNRISMRMELYGCAACFAPLGMENNAISDGQISASSQADDDHAANQARLHAKISSGKSGGWAALQNNVNQWLQVDLGIYTRVTRVATQGRNSFSGWVTKYMLQYSDDGFIFWSYEEAANTSAMIFVGNKDSDTVVYNILKPPITTRFIRILPVEWHSQISLRIEIYGCPGCVTSLGMENRAISDVQVTASSQMDDTNSAREARLHSKSSGNQRGGWVALKNDLNQWLQVDLGTFTRITRVATQGRDGYDQWVTKYRLQYSNDGDIFHSFKVLGVNSAKVFTGNQDNGAVVCNSLSPPVTTRFIRLIPVGWHSRISMRIEIYGCPGCTAALGIALRSITDAQISASSKLDNTHSAAQARLHSKAVGSKYGAWSAHENDHHQWLQIDFGSSTKITRLATQGRNDFNEWVTKYNLSYSDDGVHFHSYKMVRVSRAKVFEGNQDSDTVVYHTLIPPITAQFIRLLPLAWHNHISLRTEVYGCPGCVAPLGMDSGAITDVQISASSQWDNNHGASRARLHMQFNHKTRQTGAWSSRSNDLNQWLEINLGGYTTLTRVATQGRSDHDQWVTKYRLQYSDDGVIFQFYKEPHQTSAKVFPANKDRNTIAYNILNPPITTRFIRIKPMEWRGHISMRMEIYGCTGCTTPLGMENGAIHDSRITASSSLDNKHTALQARLHLTADSRAGGGWSALKDDFYQWLQIELGGYTTVTRVATQGGNGRNEWVTHYRLKYSRAGNIFMYYKLRENSSAMVFEGNKDSNSVFTNTLSQPIRARYIRFIPIEWHNHISMRVEIYGCPGCIAPLGMENKQISDAQISASSMSDDNSSPSKARLHLKEDQNLPGGGGWSALKNDLHQWLQVDLGGYTTVTRVATQGRTGSNEWVTNYKLQYSDDGMNFQFYKEHGDKSAKVFTGNDDSDTVVYNALSPPVTTMFVRVLPIAWNSRISTRIELYGCPGCVSALGIENDEIPDAHITASSQLDDNNRAALARLQLKEDGLKQGGWSALYNDFGQWIQVDLGGSTRVTRVATQGKNAGDAWVVKYRLQYREDLGINFTFVKKSVNSSAKVFYANYDSDTVVYNVLAPPITARLIRILPVEWHNQISMRLEIYGCPVPSSTTTAPPTEQTTKTKSSEKISSTGNEKPEGKQGRSASQRRKDSKVSAIVAPVVVFVLVALILLVGFFYWKRKRSNKNLEIQQMTYQKAGTEPLEGAENLL, from the exons GTTGTATAGCTCCACTTGGTATGGAAAATGGAGCAATCTCTGATGCCCAGATAAGTGCCTCTTCTCAGTGGGATGACAATCATGGTCCACATAGAGCTCGATTGAATAGGAGAAGGTTCGGAAACAAGAGGGGAGCCTGGAGCGCTTTAAACAATGACATTTATCAGTGGCTTCAGGTTGATCTTGGGAAATATACCACAGTGACTCGCATAGCGACTCAGGGCAGAAGTGATTTGAACCAATGGGTTACCAAGTGCAGGTTACAGTACAGTGAAGACGGAGTGAACTTCCGTTTGTACAAAGCACTAGGACAAGATTCAGGAAAG CTGTTTGATGGAAATAATGACAGAAATACCATTGTTTACCAAACATTGagccagccaatcagagcacgtTACATCAGGATACTTCCGGAGGCTTGGTACGGACACATATCAATGAGAATGGAACTCTATGGCTGTGCag CCTGTGAAGCGCCTCTTGGCATGGAAAGCGAAGCAATTGCAGATTCCCAAATAAGCGCATCTTCTCAGCTGGATGACCGACATTCTGCAGCGAAATCCagattgcatttcaaaacagacgaAAACAAAGATGGAGGCTGGTCATCTCTCACAAGTGATCCCAACCAGTGGCTGCAGGTGGATTTTCGTAGCTATGCTACAGTGACACATGTCGCGACTCAGGGAAGACACGCCCACAATGAATGGTTACTTAActacaaattaaaatatagtgATGATGGCGTGACATTCCAGACTTACAGTGTACCAGGAACCAAACTCCCAAAG GTTTTTGATGGAAACAAGGACAGTGACAGCGTTGTGACCAAAGAATtgaatccaccaatcacagccCGCTGTATACGGATTTTACCAACCAAGTGGAATAACCGGATTTCCATGAGAATGGAGCTCTATGGTTGTGCAG CTTGCTTCGCCCCACTTGGAATGGAAAATAATGCCATTTCAGACGGCCAGATAAGCGCCTCTTCGCAAGCAGATGACGATCATGCCGCAAACCAAGCCAGATTGCATGCTAAGATAAGTAGCGGCAAAAGCGGTGGCTGGGCTGCTCTTCAAAATAATGTTAACCAATGGCTTCAGGTGGATCTTGGAATTTACACCAGAGTAACACGGGTGGCCACTCAGGGAAGAAATTCCTTTAGTGGATGGGTGACCAAGTATATGTTACAGTACAGTGACGATGGATTCATCTTTTGGTCTTACGAAGAAGCAGCTAACACTTCCGCAATG atttttgttGGAAACAAAGACAGCGACACGGTTGTGTACAACATTTTAAAACCACCAATCACAACACGCTTCATTCGAATTTTGCCGGTGGAGTGGCACAGTCAGATATCATTGAGGATTGAAATTTATGGCTGTCCAG GTTGTGTAACATCACTTGGAATGGAAAATCGAGCCATTTCTGATGTCCAGGTAACAGCCTCGTCACAAATGGATGACACCAATTCCGCACGAGAAGCCCGATTGCATTCTAAGTCAAGTGGGAACCAAAGAGGTGGCTGGGTAGCTCTCAAGAATGATCTCAACCAATGGCTTCAAGTGGATCTTGGCACTTTCACCAGAATAACACGTGTGGCAACTCAAGGAAGAGATGGGTATGATCAGTGGGTGACCAAGTACAGGTTACAGTACAGTAATGACGGAGACATCTTTCACTCTTTCAAAGTGTTGGGGGTTAATTCAGCGAAG GTTTTTACAGGGAATCAGGATAACGGCGCGGTTGTTTGCAACTCACTGAGTCCACCAGTCACGACTCGCTTCATTCGGCTGATTCCAGTGGGGTGGCATAGTCGCATATCGATGAGAATAGAGATCTATGGCTGCCCAG GTTGTACAGCAGCACTTGGAATAGCTCTCAGATCAATCACTGATGCCCAGATAAGCGCGTCTTCAAAACTGGACAACACCCATTCTGCTGCACAAGCCAGGCTGCATTCCAAAGCAGTAGGAAGCAAATATGGAGCCTGGTCAGCACATGAAAATGATCATCATCAGTGGCTTCAAATTGATTTTGGAAGCTCCACCAAAATTACACGGCTGGCCACTCAGGGAAGAAATGACTTTAATGAGTGGGTGACCAAGTACAACTTAAGTTACAGTGATGATGGTGTACATTTTCATTCCTACAAGATGGTAAGAGTATCGAGGGCAAAG GTCTTTGAAGGAAATCAAGACAGTGACACTGTTGTATACCACACTCTTATTCCACCAATCACAGCTCAGTTCATTCGGCTGTTGCCTCTTGCTTGGCACAATCACATATCTTTAAGAACGGAGGTGTACGGTTGTCCAG GTTGCGTAGCCCCCCTCGGCATGGACAGTGGAGCAATAACTGACGTCCAGATAAGTGCTTCTTCTCAGTGGGATAACAATCATGGTGCATCACGGGCCAGGTTGCACATGCAATTTAATCATAAGACCAGACAAACAGGAGCCTGGTCATCTCGTTCAAATGATCTTAACCAATGGCTTGAGATAAACCTTGGTGGTTACACTACATTAACTCGTGTTGCAACACAAGGGAGAAGTGACCACGATCAATGGGTAACTAAGTACAGATTGCAATACAGTGATGATGGGGTGATCTTCCAGTTCTACAAAGAGCCACATCAGACTTCAGCAAAG GTTTTCCCAGCAAATAAAGATCGTAACACCATTGCTTACAACATCTTGAATCCACCCATTACAACGCGCTTCATTCGAATCAAACCGATGGAGTGGCGTGGACACATATCCATGAGGATGGAGATCTACGGTTGTACAG GCTGTACGACACCGCTTGGTATGGAAAATGGAGCGATCCATGATTCCAGGATAACCGCTTCATCGTCACTTGACAACAAACACACCGCTTTGCAAGCAAGGCTGCATCTGACAGCTGATTCCAGGGCGGGGGGAGGGTGGTCGGCTCTTAAAGATGACTTTTATCAGTGGCTTCAGATAGAACTTGGTGGTTACACAACTGTAACACGTGTAGCGACCCAAGGAGGGAATGGACGAAACGAATGGGTGACACATTACAGATTGAAATATAGCCGTGCAGGAAATATCTTCATGTATTATAAGCTGAGGGAAAACAGCTCAGCAATG GTGTTTGAAGGCAATAAAGACAGTAACAGCGTTTTTACAAACACATTAAGTCAGCCGATCAGAGCACGCTACATTCGCTTTATTCCAATAGAGTGGCATAATCACATATCAATGAGAGTAGAGATCTACGGCTGCCCAG GTTGTATAGCACCACTTGGtatggaaaacaaacaaatatcaGATGCTCAGATCAGTGCATCTTCAATGTCTGATGACAATAGCTCTCCAAGCAAGGCCAGGCTACACCTGAAAGAAGATCAAAACCTACCTGGAGGGGGTGGGTGGAGTGCCCTTAAAAACGATCTCCACCAGTGGCTACAGGTGGACCTTGGAGGTTACACCACAGTAACACGTGTAGCGACTCAGGGTAGGACTGGGTCCAATGAGTGGGTGACCAATTACAAGTTACAGTACAGTGATGATGGAATGAACTTCCAGTTTTACAAAGAACATGGAGACAAGTCAGCTAAG GTTTTTACTGGAAACGATGACAGTGATACTGTTGTGTATAATGCACTCAGTCCACCAGTCACTACAATGTTTGTTCGTGTATTGCCTATAGCTTGGAACAGTCGTATATCTACGAGGATAGAGCTGTATGGTTGTCCAG GATGCGTCAGTGCCCTTGGCATTGAAAATGATGAAATCCCAGATGCTCACATCACCGCGTCTTCACAGCTGGATGACAACAATAGGGCAGCACTGGCAAGATTACAGTTAAAAGAAGATGGCCTCAAGCAAGGAGGATGGTCTGCTCTTTACAATGACTTTGGCCAGTGGATTCAAGTGGATCTTGGTGGTTCCACCAGAGTCACTAGGGTGGCCACGCAAGGAAAGAATGCAGGTGATGCGTGGGTGGTCAAGTACCGACTGCAGTACCGTGAAGACCTTGGaataaacttcacttttgtCAAGAAGTCAGTCAACAGTTCAGCAAAA GTATTTTACGCAAATTACGACAGCGATACCGTGGTGTATAACGTGTTAGCCCCACCAATCACAGCACGTCTAATCCGTATCTTACCAGTGGAGTGGCACAATCAGATATCAATGAGACTGGAGATATATGGATGTCCAG TTCCTTCTTCAACTACGACTGCACCGCCAACGGAACAAACTACAAAGACAAAATCGAgtgaaaaaattagttccaCTGGAAACGAAAAACCGGAAGGAAAACAAGGAAGATCTGCGTCGCAACGGAGAAAAG ATTCCAAGGTTTCGGCAATCGTCGCGCCAGTGGTTGTGTTCGTTTTGGTCGCCCTTATATTATTGGTTGGATTCTTCTACTGGAAAAG AAAGAGATCAAATAAAAACTTGGAGATTCAGCAAATGACATACCAGAA AGCTGGCACGGAACCTCTAGAAGGAGCAGAAAATCTTTTGTAG
- the LOC140953857 gene encoding uncharacterized protein — translation MDDNIDRKYLEALAETYQHATSWDTRRQVLAIIADLVPYRDIQKFIPGLTDYRIKEARMHILKYGRGAAVPLTKSPRMRVNESQLDHFLTFITSSHVVQDLPFGQRYLHLENGQVLETPNVIRAMIPQRIIEQYTQFCKEDDMKPLSPATISRLLTVCAATVRKSLQGLDYIAADGAKAFDDLSAVAVKLKDKCVCDGEWFSYCQEALKAGKQYIKTEYKVHITQGSRVADHCAVYALSDPKEDHFQGTCDHAHDQSCSSCEGLDSVLSSIEASVRHKTSNLSDEERDDMKINVASMCCKN, via the exons ATGGACGATAACATTGATAGAAAGTATCTAGAGGCATTGGCCGAGACATACCAGCACGCTACAAGTTGGGACACCCGCAGACAGGTCCTGGCAATTATAGCAGACTTGGTTCCTTATCGTGATATTCAGAAATTCATACCTGGTCTAACAGATTACAGAATCAAGGAAGCTCGGATGCATATCTTGAAATATGGACGTGGCGCTGCTGTGCCACTTACAAAAAGTCCTAGAATGAGGGTCAATGAAAGCCAACTTGATCATTTCTTGACTTTCATAACGAGTTCCCATGTAGTGCAGGACCTTCCATTTGGCCAGCGATACCTCCATTTGGAAAACGGTCAGGTTTTAGAAACCCCGAATGTAATTCGAGCAATGATCCCACAAAGAATCATTGAGCAGTACACCCAGTTTTGTAAAGAGGATGACATGAAACCACTCAGTCCAGCCACTATTTCACGCCTGTTAACCGTATGCGCTGCAACTGTTCGTAAGTCTCTTCAGGGCCTGGACTACATCGCTGCCGATGGAGCTAAGGCTTTTGATGACTTATCTGCTGTAGCTGTAAAACTCAAAGACAAGTGCGTTTGTGACGGGGAATGGTTTTCTTACTGTCAAGAAGCACTAAAAGCAGGAAAACAGTACATTAAGACAGAGTACAAG GTTCATATCACACAAGGATCCCGCGTCGCTGATCACTGTGCGGTATATGCACTAAGCGACCCTAAGGAAGACCATTTTCAAGGCACATGCGATCACGCTCATGACCAATCCTGTTCCTCTTGTGAAGGGCTTGATTCTGTTCTCTCGAGCATCGAGGCTTCAGTGAGACATAAGACTAGCAACCTGTCAGACGAGGAGCGTGACGATATGAA GATAAATGTCGCATCGATGTGCTGCAAGAATTGA